The Bacillota bacterium genome segment GACCACACCTCCAGGCCGGGCCAGGCAGTTCACGGACCTCTCCCAGAAGAGCCACGCCGCATCATACTGGCCCTTCGCCAGCCGGTAACCCTTGGGCTTGGGCAGGCCCTTCAGTTGCTCACCGAAGAGATAGGGAGGGTTGCCCACCACCAGGTGGAACCCCCCCTCCCGGAAGACCTGGGGGAATGCCCGGGACCAGGAGAAACCCTCCATCTCCAGGCTATCTCCCTCGACAAGGTTCCCGGCGGGGAAGGGCCTCAGGGGCTCGCCCCTGTCCCGGGCAGCCAGCCAAAGGCGCCAGCGTGCCACCTCCAGGGCATTTGCGTCCATATCCACCCCGTGGAGGCATTCTCGGACTATTCTCTCCCTGGATAGGGACGGGTCCTGAGCCGCCAGGACCTCCATGGCCGCGACCAGGTAAACCCCCAGCCCCACCCCAGGGTCCGCCACCCTGGGGGGCCCATCTCCTCTCTCTATCACTGAGAGGGCCTGGCCCACCGCGAATAGCGCCACGGGCAGGGGTGTGTAGAACCTCCCCGTGGGCTTCCTGCCCTTCAGGGAGCCTTCGTATGCCATCCCCAGGGCGCCCGGCCCTATGGCCAGTTCCAGCGCTCCGGGGATGTGCTCCCGGTGGGTGTAGGGGTAGGCAGCCAGTGCTCCTAGGGCCTCCATTAGCCCCTCGCCATCCTGGGCACGGGTCTCCCCGGGACTCAGCACCCCGCCCCAGGGCGCCACGGGCCCACCTGGCCACATCTCTCCACCCCTTCCCAGGGCATCCAGGGCATCCCTGGTCACCCGGTAGGGGTTATCACCGGCGGGCCAGCCGCGGGCCCCCTCGCCGGCAGCCAGCATGGACAGGAAGAGCCAGCCCGCCACCGTCCAGAAACAGCCAGCCCGCTCCAGGGCTAGGGCCAAATCCCTAGTAAAGCGCCTCCAGAGGCCTTGCCAGTCAAATGCCCGGGAGAGCCCCTCCGGGAGCCCCGGGCCAGCCCTGAGGGATGCAAGCCGGGGGAGTCCTGCCTCATCCATCTTTAGGAGCACCGTGCGCCCTCCCGGGCAAGCCGCGAGCCAGCATCCTCCGGGGGTATCCAGCCACAACAGGACCTGGCTAGAGCCCCTGTCCCCGTGTAACAGGGAGTCCATATCAGGAAGGCCCTGGGAGACACAGAGGTGGTAAACATCCACCCCCTCGGCGGAGGCCAGCCACCGGACGTCGAGCCCGTCCAAGGAGGCCTCTCCCTTCCGGGGGTGGTAGCCCAGGGCGCTGAAAACCTCCCTGGCACGGTCCTCACCCCCGCCGGCGGCCAAGAGCGAGCGCAGTGTGGCCCTCACCCTGACCCCTCCCCCACCCAAGCCAGGGTGGCTATGGCCTCTTCCCGAGAAGGGAGAGGTCCCAAACCGGAATCCCCCAAGGACTCCTCAATCGCCTGGACCTCGGGTTCTGGCAGGCCAAGACAGAGGTAGACCGAACGGTCCATTGCCCTGTCCAGCGTTAGGTCCTCCCCGCGGGAAGCCTCGAGGCTGCGCGCACCCAGGGAGAGACCCCGGGCCATGGCACGGGTAAGGGGGGGCACGGGAATGTTCACGATCTCGTACCCCTTCACGTGGTAGGTCGAGGAGAAGGCCCGGAAGTACCACTCCGAGAAGGCCGAGTTAAGCAGGGCCAGGAGGAGGTAGGGATCGGCTCCCCCTGGCTCGAGCCAGAGTACGGAGTTGCCTATTATGAGGGGCTCATCAAGGAGGGCAAACTTCAGGCGGCGGGTCTCGCCAACCTGGAGTACCTCCCTGCCCACCAGAACGGGGGGCAACTTGACAGCCCCCGGTTTCCTCTCCAGGAAGGCCTCACGCCTGAGGAACATGGGGTACCTCCAGTGGGAACCGCCCTTGAGATCCAGGTGGTAGCGGTGAACCCTCATCCTCCGCACCAGGGGCTCATCAGCGGGGTTCCGGGAAAGGAACTCCTTGTGAGCGGACTCGTGGAATGGCCCCTCCCCGGCGCGGATCCGCCCGAGGGTGCCCAGGCGGGGCAAACGGGAGACCCTCTCCAGGACCGCCCTCTCCGCGGGCAGCGTGAGCCTGGGGATTGCCCTGCCCTCTCCGAGAACCCTTCCGTCCGGGGGGAGGTCCACACCGCCCCTTCCCCATTCAGCCAGCCACACGCCCTGCCTTTCCGAGCCGCCAGTCCAGACCAGTGCGGCCTCCACCAGAGGGGCTGCCTCGAAGCCCTTCTTGACCTGGCTCTTGGGCACCCGCACAACCCCTTCCAGCCCCGCATCCAGGAGAAGCCTCCTCAATGGAAGCGAGCAGGCCTCCCCTAGAAAGGAGGAGGGAACCACCAGCCCGATCCTCCCACCGGGGGCCACGATCTCCCGGGAGAGTTCAACGAAGAGCCTGTAGAGGTTGTGGTTTCCCCGCTGGTGGCGGTACCTGCGGGCAAAGAAGGCAGCCATCTGGGCCTTCTCCGAGGGAGAGGCCAGTTGTCTCAGCCTGGACCAGGGCGGGTTCCCCAGGACGTGGCTGAAGCCGGCGCCCGGCCTCACGCACCCGCGGCTATCGAAGAACACCTCGGGATACTCAAGCTCCCAGGGAAAGGCCCTGGGGCTCTGGCTCCACGAAGCGTCCGGTGAGAATAACTCCTCAATGCCTCCTGCCACCTGCCGCGCCCACCCGGGGGTGGTCCCCGGGGCCCCGTTCACCCTGGCCCTGACCATGCAAGCCAGGTCTGGGCCGTGATCCAGGGCCAGCACCTCCCTTGAGGGCGCCGGGGAGGTAAGGGCGTTGCCCACCCGGAGGTTCCTCCCAAGCGCCACGCTACTAGCTGAGGGGTCCACACCTGCCTGGAGCGCCAGGGTTAGGGCGGCAACGTCCCGGGAGAAGGGGTCGATCTCCACCCCGTACACCATAGGGCAGGGACCCTGCGACAGGAGGGCCTCAAGCGCAGGTGCCCCCTTGGCCACGCCGGATGCCCCGGCCATGTCCCGGAGGCGCTGGAAGAACCCAAGGAGAAGGCTGAGCGCCTCGCTCAGAAAGGCCCCAGCACCCATGGCCGGGTCTACCACCCGGATCCTCCCGGTGCCAGCTACAGCCTCAAGAAAGCCCTCCCGATCTCCCCGGGAGAGCGCCTCCAGGTAACGACCCTCAAGATCCCTGAGGGTGGCCCCCAGGGTGCGGTCCACCAGGAAGCGTACCACGGCCTGGGGCGTGTAGTAGATGCCCCGGGCCTTCCTCGGTATCTCCAGGCACAGCCTGGAGTAGAGGACCCCCATGGCATCCAGTGGGCCAGGCCCCTCCCCTACTAGTTCCAGGACCGCCAGGAGGGCATCTCCTGCCAGGACCCCTAATTCAGAACCGCCAGGGAAGAGCGTGTTCCCCACGGCATCCCTCAGGCGGAGGCAGGCCAGGGCCAGATCAGGGAAGGGGTCCCTCCCCGCCTCGAGGTCGCTGGCTGCCCGGGCCAGCGGACCCCCGGTAAGAAGGCCTCTATCTACCGCCATCCCCAGGGCGATGATATCCAGGATAGCCCTGCCCGCAGGCTCCCGGGGCACGCCCTGCCTCACCAACCGCCCGTGGAGGAGCGCCACACGCTCCACCCACGAGCCACCCTCGGGGTCCTCAAGGTCCTGCGGGAAAACGTCCTCGGTGCTCAGCTCAGGCTGCACGCCTTCATCTTCCCCCTCACACATCTAAGAGCCTGGATATGACCTGTAGGGTCCGTCCTTTAAGCCTCTTTGCATCCTCGGGCCTCACACGCCTCTCCTGTGGCGGGTATGCTGGCCAAAGCCAGGGCCGCCGCACAATTCCGTTGACAGGTACCTTAGGCCGTTTTCACCGATCAAGGTGACTATGGTCCTAAGCCGCGTAAAGTGCCTTGAGGCCATGAGGCAGCCGCCACGTTACAGCCTGCGGATATGCCGCAGGACATTCCCTGAAGGCGCGCCAGCGAGCGGGCCACTTCCAGGGCCTCCTCGGAACTTGCCTGGATGATTATCCCCTCTATGCTGTGGGAACCCAGGCCACCCCCGGAGAGCACCGCACACCTCGGGTTCAACCACCAGCACCTTCACGCCGGGGTCCCTCTCCTTGAGGAACCTTCACACTCCGCTTACAGTTCCGCCGCTCCCCCGGAGGCCACGAATAGGTCTGCCTCTCCCCGCCTCCCCCATACCTCCGGCCCTGTGGTCAGGTGGTGGGCCCTGGCATTGTCCTCGCTGGAGAATTACTCCAGCCTTGCCGGGATCCTCACCTTGGTCCCCGGGGTGATCCTGGACAACCTGACCACGGGGGTCAGGCCCACCGCCCCCTTGAGGCCATCCATCACAGCCCTCCTGGCTGGCCAGTCCAGTTCCACAGGTGCTACCTCCCCTTGTGGTGCTGCCTGTCTACACATGTCCAGCTATTCCCTTCCATCCCCCTGGCCCCTTCCCCTTCTTCCCCCGCCCGGGTAGTTTCCTGGCACATATCCCGGGCGCTCCAGGCCAGACTAGATGAGAGGGGAGGTGGGAGTACTGCTGGGCTTTCTGAGACGCCTGGCCCGGGGCGGGAGGGCCAGGGAGAATTCCACTTCCAAACCCGATCCCATACCCAGCGGGCCCCGGGAGAAGGTGACGGCCAAGGTCCACCCCGGCCTCCACAAAAACCTGGAGGAGCTCAAGGGCACAATAGGCCATAACCCCGACGTCATATTCAGAGAGGTTCACCTGGGCATCAAGAACCGGGTCAAGGTGGGCCTGGTGTACATTGAGCAACTGGTTTCCAAGCCCCTCCTCTACCGGAACGCCCTGGAATCCATGCTGGTCCAGGCGCGCCAGGGCCCTCGGAGCGACTTCCTCTCCGGCCCCTCTCCGCTGGAGTACCTCAAGAACCACGCCATCTCCATCGGGGACGTCCAGGAGACCGACCTCATGGATGCGGTGATCGGCCACATCCTCGCCGGGGATACTGCCGTGTTCGTGGATGGGCAGGACAAAGCCTTGATCCTCTCGGTCAGGGGGTGGGAGAACCGCCCGGTGGAGGAGCCCGACGGGGAGATCGTCATCCGGGGCCCCAGGGTGGGCTTCACTGAGACCCTCAGGACCAACATGGCACTGCTAAGGAGGCGGATCCGTACGCCCGCCCTGGCCTTCGAGTCCTTCCGCCTGGGAAGGGCCACTCACACCGAGGTGCTCTTGGCCTACATCCAGGGCCTTGCCCCGGAGAACCTCGTCAAGGAGGTCAGGAGGCGCCTGGATACCGTCGACGTGGACGGCGTCCTGGAGAGCAACTACATTGAGGAGTTCATAGAGGATAATCCCTTCTCCCCGTTCCCCCAGATCGAGCATACAGAACGCCCGGACAAGGTCACCGCGGCCCTCCTGGAGGGCAGGGTCGCTATACTCACCGACGGCACCCCCTTTGCGCTCCTGGTGCCAACCCTCTTCGTCCAGTTCCTGCAGGCCAGTGACGACTACTACGAGCGCTTCTTCATAGCCACCTTCGCCCGGCTGGTGAGGATCCTTGCCATGGCCACTGCCCTCCTCTTGCCAGGACTCTACGTAGCCATCACCACCTTCCACCAGGAGATGCTTCCCAGCCAGCTCGTGTTCAGCATCGCGGCCCAGAGGGAAGGGGTACCCTTCCCCGCTGTCGTTGAGGTGTTCATCCTGGAATTCACCTTCGAGGTTCTCCGGGAGGCCGGGTTGAGGCTCCCAGGCAGGCTGGGGCAGGCCCTCAGCATAGTCGGGGCACTCGTCCTGGGCCAGGCCGCGGTCCAGGCCGGCATCGTCTCCCCTGCCCTGGTCATGGTGGTAGCCCTGACCGGCCTGGCTACCTTCGCGGTACCCTCCTTCGCCATGACGGTGGCCCTGAGGCTTCTCAGGTTCCTGCTCATCGCCGCCGGAGCCGGCATGGGCCTCTTTGGCATCATGGTCACCCTCATGGTAGTGACGACCCACTTAGCAGCCCTCAAGTCCTTCGGCACTCCCTACCTCGCGCCCATTTCCCCATTCTCCCTGGGCGACATGAAGGACGTGGCAGTGAGGGTGCCCTTGTGGGCCATGACCAGGAGACCCCAATCCCTGGGCAGCGCCAACCGGACTAGGCAGGCCCTGAGGCAGGCTCCGGGGCGGGCCCCCCTTACAACCCTCTGGAACTGGATGGGCTGGGGGAAGAAAGGGTGATACCATCATTGAGGCGCGTCTCCTTCACTGTCCTGGCACTGGCCCTGGCCTTCCTGGCCACTTCCTGCTGGAGCCGCCGGGAGATCAATGACCTGGCCATCGTGACCGCCGTGGGGGTGGACAGGCTCCCCGAGGAGGACAAGGGGGCCTGGCGTTTCATAGTGGAGATCCCCAGGCCCAGGGACCAAGGAGGCAGCCCAGGAGGCGGAGGAACAGCCATGGTGGATACCAGGCCCTTCCTGACGGCGGCAACAACAGGTGAAACCATTTGGGAGGCGGAACGTAACTTCGCCACCCAGTCATCCCGCAAGCTCTTCCTGGGCCAGAGCAACATCGCGATCATAGGG includes the following:
- a CDS encoding N-6 DNA methylase encodes the protein MRATLRSLLAAGGGEDRAREVFSALGYHPRKGEASLDGLDVRWLASAEGVDVYHLCVSQGLPDMDSLLHGDRGSSQVLLWLDTPGGCWLAACPGGRTVLLKMDEAGLPRLASLRAGPGLPEGLSRAFDWQGLWRRFTRDLALALERAGCFWTVAGWLFLSMLAAGEGARGWPAGDNPYRVTRDALDALGRGGEMWPGGPVAPWGGVLSPGETRAQDGEGLMEALGALAAYPYTHREHIPGALELAIGPGALGMAYEGSLKGRKPTGRFYTPLPVALFAVGQALSVIERGDGPPRVADPGVGLGVYLVAAMEVLAAQDPSLSRERIVRECLHGVDMDANALEVARWRLWLAARDRGEPLRPFPAGNLVEGDSLEMEGFSWSRAFPQVFREGGFHLVVGNPPYLFGEQLKGLPKPKGYRLAKGQYDAAWLFWERSVNCLARPGGVVSLLTSDALLARDEPERVRRFLLENTRLEAIIKVGPVFPAGVSGAVVQARPGRPSRGKVRVYTLSQDGFREAGGLDTRAILAEPRRRFLVEGGIEVLTTMRASGPILGTHYKISRGEETSPARHVHTHSGLPVVAGRDVKRLASLRPSMVMDPREARKDPMNYLAPKAVLVKTGRLLRATLDYHGFVTLQSVYNLRPAGALSVEFLAGLLASKALNYYVVKVATAHKGIFPQLNQSTVLELPLPGGDPGSLERRVGELYGTGMQWDGLLDGIVYALYGLAAPQVKEVEDYFAAGCR
- a CDS encoding spore germination protein, encoding MGVLLGFLRRLARGGRARENSTSKPDPIPSGPREKVTAKVHPGLHKNLEELKGTIGHNPDVIFREVHLGIKNRVKVGLVYIEQLVSKPLLYRNALESMLVQARQGPRSDFLSGPSPLEYLKNHAISIGDVQETDLMDAVIGHILAGDTAVFVDGQDKALILSVRGWENRPVEEPDGEIVIRGPRVGFTETLRTNMALLRRRIRTPALAFESFRLGRATHTEVLLAYIQGLAPENLVKEVRRRLDTVDVDGVLESNYIEEFIEDNPFSPFPQIEHTERPDKVTAALLEGRVAILTDGTPFALLVPTLFVQFLQASDDYYERFFIATFARLVRILAMATALLLPGLYVAITTFHQEMLPSQLVFSIAAQREGVPFPAVVEVFILEFTFEVLREAGLRLPGRLGQALSIVGALVLGQAAVQAGIVSPALVMVVALTGLATFAVPSFAMTVALRLLRFLLIAAGAGMGLFGIMVTLMVVTTHLAALKSFGTPYLAPISPFSLGDMKDVAVRVPLWAMTRRPQSLGSANRTRQALRQAPGRAPLTTLWNWMGWGKKG